Proteins co-encoded in one Desulfopila inferna genomic window:
- a CDS encoding 4Fe-4S dicluster domain-containing protein, with the protein LGNNNAKRTYMAKQKLKELVINRDWCKGCGICVKFCPTKVLELDSKDKATAVRPEDCICCKMCELRCPDLAVEVITEQEEDDEK; encoded by the coding sequence TTTAGGGAACAATAACGCCAAGAGGACATACATGGCCAAGCAGAAACTTAAAGAGCTTGTTATCAATCGGGACTGGTGCAAAGGCTGCGGCATTTGCGTCAAGTTCTGTCCCACCAAGGTCCTGGAACTCGACAGCAAGGATAAAGCCACGGCCGTACGGCCCGAGGACTGTATCTGTTGTAAAATGTGCGAACTACGATGCCCCGATCTTGCAGTCGAGGTGATCACGGAACAGGAAGAGGACGATGAAAAATAA